A DNA window from Brassica napus cultivar Da-Ae chromosome C1, Da-Ae, whole genome shotgun sequence contains the following coding sequences:
- the LOC106373639 gene encoding uncharacterized protein LOC106373639, with protein sequence MDYLFWKKNNILGPELDRDPYPWLIWFIWKARNDKLFRGIDRDPLEIVRHAESECQAWFNANEMVPPVVQDHRNEDPQVLNLSNICMIDGSVHWMLMGMDGQYGKGSTYGDTKPHST encoded by the coding sequence ATGGACTATCTCTTTTGGAAGAAAAACAACATTCTTGGACCTGAATTAGACAGGGATCCTTATCCTTGGTTAATTTGGTTCATTTGGAAGGCCCGCAATGACAAGCTCTTTAGGGGAATAGACAGAGACCCATTGGAGATAGTTCGTcatgcagagagtgaatgtcaAGCCTGGTTTAATGCAAATGAGATGGTGCCGCCAGTTGTACAAGATCACCGAAATGAGGATCCTCAAGTCTTAAACTTGAGTAATATTTGCATGATAGATGGTTCAGTTCATTGGATGTTAATGGGTATGGATGGACAGTATGGGAAAGGCTCAACTTATGGGGACACGAAACCACATTCGACGTGA
- the LOC106376652 gene encoding calcium uniporter protein 5, mitochondrial yields MWSAVGVLRRTAVSKGSPIRSWLGGYRCLTVEPTEKEKAEEITVTEAKKLMRLVNVDEMKKKLGCMGNDETVSYTKLIEASQGFGIARSLDEAHAFARILDDAGVILIFRDKVYLHPDKLVELIRKAVPLGLNPEDDPAKFEFDKLRRMKEEIDVLAHKQVRKILWCGLGYSVVQIGLFFRLTFWEFSWDVMEPITFFTTATGIIVGYGYFLMTSRDPTYQDFMKRLFLSRQRKLLKSRKFDVERFKELEKKWKMTSCSSSSYHSCHANASIRKCVGIDLDLEDSLHSRKD; encoded by the exons ATGTGGTCGGCGGTGGGTGTTTTGAGGCGTACGGCCGTGAGTAAAGGTTCTCCGATAAGGTCATGGCTCGGTGGTTACAGATGTCTCACAGTCGAACCAACGGAGAAGGAAAAGGCGGAGGAGATAACTGTAACGGAAGCGAAGAAGCTGATGAGGTTAGTGAATGTTgatgagatgaagaagaagctcgGTTGTATGGGGAATGATGAAACTGTCTCTTACACTAAACTCATTGAGGCATCTCAAGGTTTTGGTATCGCTAGATCTCTCGACGAAGCTCACGCGTTCGCTCGTATACTCGATGATGCTGGTGTGATTTTAATTTTCCGTGATAAAGTCTATCTTCATCCAGATAAG CTGGTGGAGTTGATTAGAAAGGCAGTGCCTTTAGGTTTAAATCCAGAGGATGATCCAGCTAAATTCGAGTTCGATAAGCTTAGGAGAATGAAGGAAGAGATTGATGTGTTGGCACATAAGCAAGTGAGGAAGATTCTGTGGTGTGGTCTTGGCTACTCAGTGGTTCAGATCGGACTCTTCTTCAGGCTCACTTTCTGGGAGTTTTCATGGGATGTGATGGAACCGATTACGTTTTTCACTACAGCGACTGGGATTATTGTTGGTTACGGTTATTTCTTGATGACTTCGAGGGACCCAACTTATCAAGATTTCATGAAGAGGTTGTTTCTTTCTAGGCAGAGGAAGTTACTCAAGAGTCGTAAGTTTGATGTTGAGAGGTTTAAGGAACTTGAGAAGAAGTGGAAGATGACGTCTTGCTCTTCATCTTCGTATCATTCGTGCCACGCGAACGCATCAATTCGGAAATGTGTTGGGATTGATCTTGATTTAGAGGATTCTTTGCATAGTCGCAAAGACTGA